A part of Blastocatellia bacterium genomic DNA contains:
- the holB gene encoding DNA polymerase III subunit delta', whose product MSWSKIVGHEQIKARLKTALLQQRLAPALIFVGPTGVGKRLCALALAKAVNCERADGDSCDRCAACRKIAAGTHLDVKMVEPEGAFIKVAQIRQLVEDANYKPFEGRRRVFIIDPADAMNETAANALLKTLEEPPEDSLLILISDKLHALLPTIRSRCQIQLFTPLSTEEVEAFLRRFDARAEADIQLTARLAAGCIGRALDVDLVVYREQRKETIELLKLLGASSQRARLIRAAEYLGKKLSRDEFQKRLDILYLVLRDLFHLLVEGPTADVTNIDIAPTLQQLAREWSLTRIEQFTAHLETLQRNLQQNVHRQLALEEIFLVSLA is encoded by the coding sequence GCAAGATCGTCGGTCATGAGCAGATCAAAGCGCGATTGAAAACGGCGCTACTCCAGCAGCGGCTCGCGCCTGCGTTGATCTTCGTTGGACCGACTGGTGTTGGCAAGCGGTTGTGCGCGCTCGCGCTGGCAAAGGCCGTCAATTGTGAACGCGCTGATGGCGATAGTTGCGACCGTTGCGCTGCCTGTCGCAAGATCGCTGCCGGCACTCATCTGGACGTGAAGATGGTGGAGCCGGAGGGCGCGTTTATCAAAGTGGCACAAATTCGCCAACTCGTCGAAGACGCCAACTACAAGCCATTTGAGGGACGTCGCCGCGTGTTCATCATAGACCCGGCTGACGCCATGAATGAGACGGCGGCCAATGCATTATTGAAAACGCTGGAAGAGCCGCCAGAAGATTCATTGCTGATTTTGATCAGCGATAAGCTGCATGCGCTCTTGCCGACCATTCGCTCCCGCTGCCAGATTCAACTATTTACTCCGCTCAGCACAGAAGAAGTGGAGGCGTTCTTGCGCCGGTTTGATGCCCGCGCGGAAGCAGATATTCAATTGACGGCGCGGCTGGCCGCCGGTTGCATCGGCCGAGCCCTGGATGTGGACCTGGTTGTTTATCGCGAGCAACGCAAAGAGACCATCGAGCTACTGAAGCTGCTGGGCGCGTCGAGCCAGCGTGCGCGATTGATCCGCGCCGCTGAATATCTGGGCAAAAAACTCAGCCGCGATGAGTTCCAGAAGCGACTCGATATTTTGTACCTGGTCTTGAGAGACCTGTTTCACCTGCTCGTGGAAGGCCCGACGGCCGACGTGACCAATATAGATATTGCGCCTACGCTCCAGCAACTCGCCAGAGAGTGGTCGTTGACGCGGATTGAACAGTTCACTGCTCACCTGGAGACGCTGCAACGCAACCTCCAGCAAAACGTCCATCGGCAATTGGCGCTGGAAGAGATTTTCCTCGTGTCGCTGGCCTGA
- the purE gene encoding 5-(carboxyamino)imidazole ribonucleotide mutase — protein MTAQPLVGIIMGSTSDWQTLAHAAETLEQLAIPFEVRVVSAHRTPDLLFEYASSAEQRGLEVIIAGAGGAAHLPGMTAAKTTLPVLGVPVESKSLHGVDSLLSIVQMPAGVPVGTLAIGRAGATNAALLAAAILGNKYPAYREALRRYRQAQTQSVLDHPDPRSEA, from the coding sequence ATGACAGCGCAGCCACTGGTGGGGATTATTATGGGCTCAACGTCGGATTGGCAGACGCTGGCTCATGCCGCCGAGACGCTGGAGCAGCTCGCCATCCCTTTTGAGGTGCGCGTGGTCTCGGCGCATCGCACGCCCGATTTGCTGTTCGAGTATGCCAGCTCAGCCGAACAGCGTGGCTTGGAAGTGATCATTGCCGGGGCGGGCGGCGCGGCGCATCTGCCGGGCATGACAGCCGCCAAAACGACGCTGCCTGTGCTCGGCGTGCCCGTTGAATCAAAATCGTTGCACGGCGTTGATTCATTGCTCTCGATTGTGCAGATGCCCGCCGGTGTGCCGGTGGGAACGCTGGCGATCGGTCGGGCTGGTGCTACCAATGCGGCTTTGCTGGCAGCGGCCATCCTGGGCAATAAGTACCCGGCGTATCGCGAGGCGCTGCGGCGCTATCGTCAAGCGCAAACCCAATCGGTGCTTGATCACCCTGATCCGCGGAGCGAAGCATGA